In Halanaeroarchaeum sp. HSR-CO, one DNA window encodes the following:
- a CDS encoding TrmB family transcriptional regulator, translating to MADLKDLGLSEYEANAYRALLETGPATAKELSEASGVPMGRIYDVLGSIESQHLVRSQAASRPKKYVAVEPDTALDRLLEDRKRELEEKADQYEAIVGELTTDLENPADPEDGFWTGAIGPENSLELLLERIDAAENELRIITGTPSSSFEVGEVGGQVIDHLEAALESGVGVSMLIDLQLNRQLPADITERYASAIVGYENFEVRVASTIDGNITIVDDREVCLEVLNPVDPDESFALINLKDAGFTAEVTDEFEPIWRDAERL from the coding sequence ATGGCCGACCTCAAAGATCTGGGACTCTCCGAGTACGAGGCGAACGCGTACCGGGCACTGCTGGAGACCGGTCCGGCAACCGCGAAGGAGTTGTCCGAAGCGAGCGGCGTCCCCATGGGACGCATCTACGACGTCCTCGGGAGCATCGAATCACAGCATCTCGTTCGAAGCCAGGCAGCGAGTCGGCCGAAAAAGTACGTCGCCGTGGAACCAGACACCGCCCTCGACAGACTCCTCGAGGACCGCAAACGGGAACTCGAGGAGAAGGCCGACCAGTACGAGGCCATCGTGGGCGAACTCACGACCGACCTCGAGAATCCGGCCGATCCGGAAGACGGCTTCTGGACGGGCGCTATCGGCCCGGAGAACTCCCTCGAGTTGCTGCTGGAGCGGATCGACGCGGCCGAAAACGAACTGCGGATCATTACCGGCACCCCATCGTCGAGTTTCGAGGTCGGCGAGGTCGGTGGGCAGGTAATCGACCATCTGGAAGCGGCCCTCGAGAGCGGCGTCGGGGTGTCGATGCTCATCGACCTCCAGTTGAACCGGCAACTGCCCGCCGACATCACCGAGCGGTACGCGAGCGCCATCGTCGGCTACGAGAACTTCGAGGTCCGGGTGGCATCGACCATCGACGGCAACATCACCATCGTCGACGACCGTGAGGTCTGTCTCGAGGTGCTGAACCCGGTGGACCCGGACGAGTCGTTCGCCCTCATCAACCTCAAGGACGCGGGATTCACGGCCGAGGTCACGGACGAATTCGAACCCATCTGGCGGGACGCCGAGCGACTCTAG